In Limibacter armeniacum, a single window of DNA contains:
- a CDS encoding LrgB family protein — MIEFFDNEVLVLALTLGVFYLSQQVYQKLKWALFHPVLLSVGILIVILLLADVDYSLYKEHSHMIDFFLAPSVVALGVVLYEQVHHVRKNVLAILVSLFVGSFVGILSACGVAWLLGADQVLIATLAPKSVTTPIAMSVVEQIGGIPSLVAVIVIAVGILGAAIGPFILKLLNVNSRMAIGLALGASAHGIGTSKALELGALEGAVGGLAIGLMGVMTSFLVPLIYGWFI, encoded by the coding sequence ATGATAGAATTTTTTGATAACGAAGTACTGGTATTGGCACTTACCTTGGGTGTCTTTTATTTGTCTCAACAAGTTTATCAGAAACTTAAGTGGGCACTTTTCCACCCTGTTTTATTAAGTGTAGGTATCCTGATTGTAATACTGTTGTTGGCAGATGTGGATTATAGCCTTTACAAGGAGCATAGCCATATGATAGATTTCTTTTTGGCGCCATCTGTTGTGGCATTGGGAGTTGTCTTGTATGAGCAAGTGCACCATGTACGAAAGAATGTCTTGGCGATACTTGTCTCACTCTTTGTTGGCAGTTTTGTAGGGATACTCTCAGCATGCGGAGTTGCATGGTTGTTAGGAGCGGATCAGGTACTGATCGCAACACTTGCCCCTAAGTCTGTCACCACACCAATTGCGATGAGTGTCGTTGAGCAGATAGGTGGGATTCCTTCATTGGTTGCTGTAATTGTTATCGCAGTTGGGATATTGGGAGCCGCCATTGGACCATTTATTCTGAAACTTTTAAATGTTAACAGCAGAATGGCTATTGGACTCGCTTTAGGAGCCTCTGCACATGGTATCGGAACATCAAAAGCATTGGAGTTAGGGGCACTGGAAGGTGCCGTAGGTGGGTTAGCGATTGGTTTAATGGGGGTTATGACGTCTTTTTTGGTACCTCTAATTTATGGTTGGTTCATCTAG
- a CDS encoding S8 family serine peptidase produces the protein MDQLNLPANVTLSKKFKHNQVEQWDIQEGDMTTLLETLNAQPGIKAFPNYIFQLEEEETTPLVIGSNTTLSTDDAYLSLQWALNNDGTFASGGATAGADIEAFNAWNITTGSEDLVVVVMDDGVDVSHQDLKENIWVNPGEDLDGSGEIEADEVNGIDDDGNGYVDDFYGWSPAYNDNRTFSSGRSHGTHVAGIIGAVSNNGVGISGVAQHVKMLSVMIFDANGSATSADIIEAYDYISTLLDSGINIVAVNQSWGGSMYFSNSTLTSFIELMTGYALDHDEHEAVWVIAAGNSGLDRDNQSYYSYPVNINAPNIITVGSSTYIESLSGFSDFGLANVDLAAPGHSILSTIPADSYGYKSGTSMAAPTVTGAYVLGKSYFGNENHYAMISRILASTEKFSAYSVLGEGGRLNAYAMLSPTDAGLGTGLLASHTTEKFLYNIADTDSRQTVGFINNTGATITLSDIEINGAGASAFSLGKPFSTQTISAGEAFGIPVTFLASNGIQSYEATLTFITSAGDLSITLNGEMQKGHPELTLLDIVKEEGNIAQGDTVDLAYSIQNTGSDTLAFTIVNSLLQYNEELTEKVSNKATFDAAANVGILSTDQSADILLIQSILSQTQALSTSPTKVTTLESTELYLEDFDNSDLSSWTFEAYGMDAGEGQTWSVRSLGADDSALVVGSFEEGYQNNTIAIAVAPTFDLSSIVTAADTSIYMEFDYSTALQHQWDYLTVLVYIDGNFYGYYGLTDYDLIADSKAYHTFVDISELLGNTNVSFQFLFASDGNTVGGWGAMIDNFKITERPKLATQNIFADSLNTSESVPIEMSIRTAQLEEGNYQFYNAIYSNTKGGDWTPEMFSYTFDVANADLSLSVDSLYLGGFQKSIRSIRDSVKLINGGNNTYSIEATGALLKQFSENELEEVSLLASPFTLENTVLSENSSKKPFDRHSIEQLNIGSMPLSTEEGISLMSADSTFIDESFKQGTLPENWQTVDYATGIGSSFKVENISSVSAPNYALTVGDLESKKLNNETYALAYSPIIDLGLASNFQDQVMLQFDYSVLMEVSYDVAGVNILTVDDSGNILEQSTLCSSEAGLVNSGSFYHASYDLENWKGNKIALMFWVVTDYSVESGWAVWDNIKLTSEEALFLISPQVSNLSGLSEQAFDFYINTEKLEVGDYQFVTYLDYSNETGVGSGQLSHQTYFSITNQAPLTVPDTYTIYAGDTLRLVGSQGVVLNDADPDGDSLTITDFTDPLFGMLKRLESGSLPTHYVAPFRSVTDKFSYSVSDGYEEVNEEVTIHVLYPHFKTADIEASIFVGDTLSIDLSDYTLDLTEDIAFEVAGDSMAIVWLQDTTSLAIRANDDWVGNEYLSVYMKMGSQYIDSLLIDLTIEEVERSLPFFNQNVLVQSLTEGDTLNFDLSSVVTNYQSGLIFLANSIENVEVLFSDSLMQVTSKSPDDYFFNLYMIDEGDTVDYLSVLLEVSAEPTSIPILPSFKKNTLQLEIQEGGTLSYDFSSLISNNNSNVSIGVDSIAGVEGKVDVLLWEFTSHMQGDYLLNVSLLYQDTEVDNLIVWIKVKKQEVTFPEFKEDLITLNMIAGNRDTLDISTYINNSREGLSLQVTSSNVNVETQTDGFVLIVVPNEEWYGVELVKVSLNWGKNQLDQLQLLINVAEKEVPSLSFVQGQYSFREDSFLKIKKAYLYDVEKKDYSLEVSSDHTEVKVNVTEESVELSTSPDYNGQSKLTFTLKNNEGTTVDSVRSVLLVEAVNDQPVPDFNYSVNGQFVSFSDYSFDVEGEIDYLRWDFGDGNASTENSPTYAYPQSGVYLVRLTVTDNEGLSAMVEKEVSIEMVTDLDEVIELGEMSVYPNPVSDRITISGIKSVQDIKVFNTVGIPITPKCYKSGEKWVLDVSKLPRGIYMLKATDGKYQTRFTVK, from the coding sequence TTGGATCAATTAAATTTACCAGCAAATGTAACATTGTCCAAAAAGTTTAAACATAACCAAGTTGAGCAATGGGATATTCAGGAAGGTGACATGACCACACTACTAGAGACACTCAATGCACAACCTGGTATCAAGGCATTTCCAAACTATATATTTCAATTGGAAGAGGAGGAGACTACTCCGTTGGTGATAGGTAGCAACACAACCCTAAGTACGGATGATGCCTATTTAAGCCTCCAATGGGCATTGAATAATGATGGAACTTTTGCAAGTGGTGGTGCAACAGCAGGAGCGGATATAGAGGCTTTTAACGCTTGGAATATCACGACAGGCAGTGAAGATTTGGTAGTAGTGGTAATGGATGACGGTGTTGATGTATCACACCAGGATTTGAAAGAGAACATTTGGGTAAATCCAGGGGAGGACCTTGATGGCAGTGGAGAAATAGAAGCTGATGAAGTAAATGGAATAGATGATGATGGAAATGGATATGTAGATGATTTTTATGGGTGGAGTCCCGCATATAATGATAACAGGACCTTTTCTTCAGGTAGGTCTCATGGAACCCATGTAGCAGGCATTATTGGGGCAGTGAGCAATAATGGTGTAGGGATTTCTGGTGTTGCTCAGCATGTGAAAATGCTATCAGTGATGATCTTTGATGCTAACGGTTCGGCAACCAGTGCTGATATCATTGAGGCATATGACTATATAAGTACATTGCTGGACAGCGGAATCAATATTGTAGCTGTCAATCAGTCATGGGGAGGTAGTATGTATTTCAGTAATTCTACCCTTACATCGTTTATTGAGCTAATGACAGGTTATGCATTGGATCATGATGAGCATGAAGCTGTTTGGGTAATTGCAGCAGGTAATTCTGGATTAGATAGGGATAACCAGAGTTATTATTCATATCCGGTCAATATAAATGCGCCAAACATTATCACCGTAGGCAGCTCAACCTATATAGAGTCACTTTCTGGTTTTTCTGATTTTGGGTTGGCGAATGTCGATTTAGCAGCTCCGGGGCATTCAATTCTTTCAACAATACCTGCTGACTCATATGGGTACAAAAGTGGGACGTCTATGGCAGCTCCAACAGTGACAGGTGCTTATGTGTTAGGGAAGTCCTACTTTGGTAATGAAAATCATTATGCTATGATTTCACGGATATTGGCTTCTACCGAAAAGTTTTCAGCCTATTCGGTTTTAGGAGAAGGAGGACGACTGAATGCTTATGCTATGCTTTCACCCACAGATGCTGGATTAGGAACAGGTCTTTTGGCAAGTCATACAACAGAAAAATTTCTGTATAACATTGCAGATACAGATAGTAGGCAAACGGTGGGTTTTATCAATAATACAGGGGCTACAATTACCTTATCAGATATTGAAATCAATGGGGCAGGAGCATCGGCTTTTTCATTAGGGAAGCCTTTTAGTACGCAAACAATTTCAGCAGGAGAGGCTTTTGGTATTCCGGTTACCTTTTTAGCGTCAAATGGCATTCAGTCATATGAGGCTACTTTGACATTTATCACATCTGCAGGAGATCTATCTATTACATTGAATGGAGAGATGCAAAAGGGTCACCCTGAATTGACACTTTTAGATATAGTCAAAGAAGAAGGTAATATAGCTCAAGGAGATACTGTCGATTTAGCTTATTCAATTCAGAATACAGGCAGTGATACATTGGCTTTTACCATTGTTAATTCTCTGTTGCAATACAACGAAGAGCTTACTGAGAAGGTAAGTAATAAAGCGACTTTTGATGCAGCAGCCAACGTAGGTATATTGTCTACTGACCAAAGTGCAGATATACTATTGATTCAATCTATATTGTCACAGACACAAGCACTTTCTACTTCACCAACAAAAGTTACAACCTTAGAGTCGACGGAATTATATCTGGAGGACTTTGATAATAGCGATTTGTCAAGTTGGACTTTTGAAGCTTATGGAATGGATGCAGGAGAAGGGCAGACATGGAGTGTTCGTTCTTTAGGTGCTGATGACTCAGCGCTAGTAGTTGGAAGTTTTGAGGAAGGATACCAAAACAATACAATCGCAATAGCAGTGGCTCCGACATTTGATTTGTCATCAATAGTTACAGCAGCGGATACATCCATATACATGGAATTTGATTATAGCACAGCACTTCAACATCAATGGGACTATCTGACAGTATTGGTATATATTGATGGAAACTTTTATGGCTATTATGGATTGACGGATTATGATCTGATAGCTGATAGTAAAGCGTACCACACTTTTGTTGATATCAGTGAGTTGTTAGGAAACACCAATGTGTCATTTCAGTTTCTTTTTGCTTCCGATGGTAATACAGTAGGAGGATGGGGCGCTATGATTGATAACTTTAAAATTACTGAAAGACCAAAGTTAGCTACTCAAAATATTTTTGCTGACAGTCTTAATACTAGTGAAAGTGTACCAATCGAAATGAGCATACGTACCGCTCAATTAGAAGAAGGGAACTATCAGTTTTACAATGCCATTTACTCCAACACTAAGGGTGGTGACTGGACTCCAGAAATGTTTAGTTACACATTTGATGTAGCCAATGCGGATTTAAGCCTTTCAGTGGATAGTCTTTACTTAGGGGGATTTCAAAAAAGTATAAGGTCCATCCGAGATTCAGTAAAACTAATCAATGGAGGTAATAATACATACAGCATAGAAGCGACAGGAGCATTGCTTAAGCAGTTTAGTGAAAATGAATTGGAGGAAGTATCACTTTTAGCTTCACCTTTTACATTGGAAAACACTGTACTATCTGAAAATTCATCAAAAAAGCCATTTGATCGACATTCAATCGAGCAGTTGAATATAGGTTCTATGCCACTTTCTACAGAAGAAGGGATTAGTTTAATGTCTGCTGATTCTACATTCATAGATGAAAGCTTTAAGCAAGGTACTTTGCCTGAGAATTGGCAGACAGTCGACTATGCAACAGGCATAGGCAGTAGTTTTAAGGTAGAGAATATTTCCTCAGTATCGGCTCCAAATTATGCATTGACAGTGGGAGATTTGGAAAGCAAAAAATTAAACAATGAGACTTATGCTTTGGCTTACTCTCCGATTATTGATCTTGGGTTGGCTTCCAACTTTCAGGATCAAGTAATGTTACAATTTGATTATAGCGTACTGATGGAAGTGAGCTATGATGTAGCAGGTGTGAATATTCTTACAGTAGATGATAGTGGTAACATCCTTGAACAAAGTACACTGTGTAGTAGTGAAGCAGGTCTTGTCAACTCAGGCTCATTTTACCATGCCTCATATGATTTGGAGAATTGGAAAGGGAACAAGATCGCATTGATGTTTTGGGTTGTAACAGACTATTCAGTAGAGTCAGGTTGGGCGGTTTGGGATAACATTAAATTAACTTCTGAAGAGGCATTGTTTTTAATTTCTCCTCAAGTCTCTAATTTATCAGGTCTTTCAGAACAGGCTTTTGATTTTTATATCAATACAGAAAAGCTTGAGGTAGGCGATTATCAGTTTGTCACATACCTTGACTATTCAAATGAAACAGGTGTGGGAAGTGGACAATTGTCTCATCAGACTTACTTTTCAATTACAAATCAAGCACCTCTTACAGTTCCAGATACCTACACAATCTATGCAGGCGATACGCTTCGGTTAGTAGGTTCTCAAGGTGTAGTACTTAATGACGCTGATCCGGATGGTGACTCATTGACAATTACAGATTTTACCGATCCATTATTTGGAATGTTAAAGCGATTGGAAAGTGGCAGTTTGCCGACCCATTATGTTGCACCTTTTAGGAGTGTCACTGACAAATTTAGTTATTCTGTATCAGATGGGTATGAGGAAGTTAATGAAGAGGTGACCATTCATGTGCTATATCCTCATTTTAAGACCGCAGATATTGAAGCATCCATTTTTGTAGGAGATACCTTATCCATTGATTTATCAGATTATACATTGGACTTGACTGAAGATATAGCCTTTGAAGTGGCAGGAGATAGCATGGCAATTGTTTGGTTACAGGATACAACGTCACTTGCAATTAGGGCAAATGATGACTGGGTAGGTAATGAGTATTTATCTGTATATATGAAAATGGGAAGTCAGTACATTGACAGTCTACTGATTGATTTGACTATTGAAGAAGTAGAGAGGTCGTTACCATTTTTTAATCAAAATGTATTAGTTCAAAGTCTTACAGAAGGGGATACTTTAAATTTTGACCTTTCTTCAGTAGTAACCAATTATCAAAGTGGTCTTATCTTTTTAGCCAACTCAATAGAGAATGTCGAAGTGCTATTTTCAGATAGTTTGATGCAGGTAACTAGTAAATCACCTGATGACTATTTCTTTAACCTTTATATGATAGATGAAGGTGATACTGTGGATTACCTTTCAGTATTATTAGAAGTAAGTGCAGAGCCTACTTCTATACCAATATTACCAAGCTTTAAAAAGAATACATTACAGCTTGAGATACAAGAAGGAGGCACCTTGTCTTATGATTTTTCGAGCTTGATCAGTAATAACAACTCAAATGTGAGTATAGGTGTTGATAGTATCGCAGGTGTAGAAGGAAAAGTAGATGTGCTCCTTTGGGAGTTTACCAGTCATATGCAAGGTGATTATTTACTCAATGTGTCATTGTTGTATCAAGATACAGAAGTGGACAACCTGATCGTATGGATCAAAGTGAAAAAGCAAGAAGTTACATTTCCTGAATTTAAAGAAGATTTGATTACCCTTAACATGATAGCAGGTAATAGAGATACATTAGATATTTCTACATATATCAATAATTCAAGGGAAGGTCTGAGTTTACAGGTTACTTCTTCAAATGTCAATGTAGAAACTCAAACAGATGGGTTTGTTCTAATAGTAGTTCCAAACGAAGAATGGTATGGGGTTGAATTGGTAAAAGTTTCGTTGAATTGGGGAAAGAATCAATTGGATCAACTTCAATTGCTGATTAATGTGGCAGAAAAGGAAGTGCCTTCATTGAGTTTTGTTCAAGGACAGTATTCTTTTAGGGAAGATTCATTTTTAAAAATTAAAAAAGCGTATCTGTACGATGTGGAAAAGAAAGATTATTCGCTGGAGGTTAGTAGTGACCATACAGAAGTGAAGGTAAATGTAACAGAAGAAAGTGTAGAGTTATCCACATCTCCTGATTACAATGGGCAAAGTAAGTTAACCTTTACCCTGAAAAATAATGAAGGGACTACGGTTGATAGTGTAAGAAGTGTATTGTTAGTAGAAGCCGTAAATGATCAGCCTGTTCCAGACTTTAATTATTCAGTGAATGGTCAGTTTGTCTCTTTCTCAGATTACTCATTTGATGTAGAGGGGGAGATTGATTATTTAAGGTGGGATTTTGGAGATGGTAATGCTAGCACTGAGAATTCTCCGACATATGCATATCCCCAATCAGGTGTTTATTTAGTAAGACTAACAGTGACGGATAATGAAGGGTTGTCAGCTATGGTTGAAAAAGAAGTATCTATTGAGATGGTTACAGATTTGGATGAGGTAATTGAATTAGGAGAAATGAGTGTTTATCCTAATCCGGTTTCTGATAGAATCACGATTTCAGGAATCAAGTCTGTACAAGATATAAAGGTGTTTAATACAGTAGGAATACCAATAACGCCAAAGTGCTACAAATCAGGTGAAAAGTGGGTGCTGGATGTTTCCAAGTTGCCGAGAGGAATTTATATGTTGAAGGCAACGGACGGTAAGTATCAAACAAGGTTCACGGTGAAATAA
- a CDS encoding tetratricopeptide repeat protein, whose amino-acid sequence MRYLITILLFSLTLNISFGQDNLPTFTEDGQVMLNGKVQKLEQLDDKTKEYVKSYQRQQAVLIFSESLSAMTKGQDRVAFSMLDSATKLDPELAEAFANKGLILARNNQLQKASTAFEKAISLDSTLPMPWQGKALVYQKAGMNEKALSSLDTLLMLSPQNTQAYFQRGIIYSSQGHNSKALKDFDLASSYDSTFAPAYYEHGKLALSLIDSATAYKDFSKAILLDSTQYQYYLSRGNLLLGMTQYDSAQADYHKSLALKATSLAHNQRGITYQRTGEYELALADFSKAIQLEDGIAAFYLNRSSAHLQLQNLEAAFSDINKAIQLAPESGKAYLNKGIIQELMKQPTEACTSWQKALELGETLAEIYLQESCGN is encoded by the coding sequence ATGAGATACCTGATTACTATACTGCTCTTCAGCTTAACACTGAACATCAGTTTTGGACAGGACAATCTGCCTACCTTTACCGAAGACGGGCAGGTCATGCTAAACGGAAAAGTCCAAAAACTTGAGCAACTTGATGATAAAACCAAAGAGTACGTAAAGTCTTACCAAAGGCAGCAAGCTGTCCTTATATTTTCAGAATCGTTATCTGCAATGACGAAAGGGCAGGACCGTGTCGCTTTTTCTATGCTCGACTCTGCTACAAAACTTGACCCTGAGCTAGCAGAGGCTTTTGCTAATAAAGGGCTTATACTGGCTAGAAACAATCAACTTCAGAAGGCTTCAACAGCCTTCGAGAAAGCCATCTCTCTGGATAGCACTTTGCCTATGCCTTGGCAAGGAAAAGCATTGGTATATCAGAAAGCAGGTATGAATGAGAAAGCCCTCTCCAGTTTGGATACTTTACTGATGCTTTCGCCTCAGAATACCCAAGCTTATTTTCAACGTGGTATTATTTATTCTTCACAAGGCCATAATTCAAAAGCATTAAAAGATTTTGATTTGGCTTCTTCCTATGATTCTACATTTGCACCAGCTTATTATGAGCATGGTAAATTGGCTTTATCCTTAATTGATTCAGCTACTGCCTATAAGGATTTTTCAAAGGCTATCTTACTAGACAGCACTCAATACCAATATTACCTCAGTCGGGGGAATTTGCTTCTTGGCATGACGCAATATGACAGTGCCCAAGCAGACTATCACAAGTCATTAGCGCTTAAAGCAACGTCATTAGCACACAATCAAAGGGGAATCACTTACCAACGTACAGGTGAGTATGAGCTTGCTTTAGCCGACTTTTCAAAAGCAATTCAGCTCGAAGATGGTATTGCGGCATTTTACCTTAACAGGTCTTCTGCACATTTGCAATTGCAAAACCTAGAAGCGGCTTTTTCTGACATTAACAAAGCTATACAGTTAGCCCCTGAATCCGGTAAAGCCTACCTCAATAAAGGTATTATTCAAGAACTGATGAAACAACCGACAGAAGCCTGTACTTCATGGCAAAAGGCGTTAGAACTAGGTGAAACGCTGGCAGAAATTTATTTACAGGAAAGCTGTGGAAACTAA
- a CDS encoding CidA/LrgA family protein, whose translation MIRGILIILAFLELGSLLNEWIGTAVPGSVIGMLLLFVALQVRLVKLEHVKPTADILTQNMALFFVPAGVGLMNYFGFIADHWMVIILASVISTVMVLATVGLIHQKLEKKD comes from the coding sequence ATGATCCGAGGGATACTCATTATACTAGCCTTTCTGGAATTAGGAAGTCTTCTCAATGAATGGATAGGAACGGCTGTTCCGGGAAGTGTAATAGGGATGCTACTATTGTTTGTAGCTTTACAAGTTCGGTTGGTTAAGCTGGAACATGTGAAACCAACCGCTGATATTCTGACCCAAAATATGGCGTTGTTTTTTGTGCCTGCTGGTGTAGGGCTGATGAATTACTTTGGTTTCATAGCCGACCATTGGATGGTCATTATTCTGGCATCAGTGATCAGTACAGTAATGGTGTTGGCTACAGTAGGTTTGATTCATCAGAAACTGGAAAAGAAGGATTAA
- a CDS encoding OmpA family protein, whose protein sequence is MRKTFQILIYIIGLLCIIGSASAQQNVPFDKSHFPEDAEKLKEAQKNINIAVGLIEIEQNYKEAIRYFKKAERFNTNNSELHFNLGFCYYMLSPSDTESALIHWKKSIDIQPVFTPKVYFNIGRVYHLKQEWNEAISYYQNFLKEVDEKTHVQEVILTNKYLEECQSGKKLAAQPTNSLISNLGNLFNTKYPDYGPVVHPNGLTMYYCSRRKNRDYFEIADDNLYYEDIFISKRYSEEDDWKRGKLADDNLNSKGHESVVSISNSGKTLLVHKGSKQGDLYFSKIEGKRKKTITSPVKLPAPINSEYAETSACFSPDGRFIYFSSDRPDGKGGKDLYVSERKNGQWSTPTNLSALNTPYDEEGPYLTADGKQLFFSSKGHNSIGGFDLFVSENLNGEWQTPENLGVPINTPYDEVYISAPNGFSQFYFSSDRPEGYGYLDIYSAAIIGTRRQPQLISVETLLTDTKTYFEQQDPIGQLKPYTLDLTIVKGTVVDAATGKPLNAQVQISNNEKQEVTGKFATNRAGKVVIVVPKGKNYGAEIKSDGYLFYSENFTAANSDTSVVFKLQPLKKGSKIVLKNMFFKPGSYELSELSKIELENIAKFLRENPKLQIEISGHTDNTGSVNQNEKLSHQRARSVVEFLKNMQIPASRMKYFGYAAEQPIADNTTEEGRKMNRRTELKIIN, encoded by the coding sequence ATGAGAAAGACATTTCAGATACTGATATATATTATTGGCTTATTGTGCATAATTGGCAGTGCAAGTGCTCAGCAAAATGTACCCTTTGACAAAAGCCACTTCCCTGAGGATGCTGAAAAACTGAAAGAAGCGCAAAAAAACATCAACATAGCTGTAGGACTTATAGAAATCGAGCAAAACTATAAGGAGGCTATCCGCTATTTCAAAAAAGCAGAAAGGTTCAATACCAATAACAGTGAGCTCCATTTCAACTTAGGGTTTTGTTACTATATGCTTTCTCCTTCTGACACAGAAAGCGCCTTGATTCACTGGAAAAAATCCATTGATATCCAACCTGTTTTCACGCCTAAAGTCTATTTCAATATTGGAAGGGTTTATCACTTAAAACAGGAATGGAATGAGGCTATCTCTTATTATCAAAACTTCTTGAAAGAGGTTGACGAAAAAACGCATGTACAAGAAGTTATACTGACGAATAAATACCTTGAGGAATGCCAAAGTGGTAAAAAACTAGCAGCACAACCCACTAACAGTCTCATTTCCAATCTCGGAAACCTTTTCAATACCAAGTACCCTGACTATGGACCTGTAGTACACCCTAATGGCTTGACCATGTACTATTGTTCCCGAAGAAAAAATAGGGACTATTTTGAAATAGCTGACGATAACCTGTACTACGAAGATATTTTTATTTCGAAAAGATATAGTGAAGAAGATGACTGGAAAAGAGGAAAGTTGGCTGATGACAACCTAAACAGCAAAGGTCATGAATCTGTAGTCAGCATCTCTAATTCGGGCAAAACCCTGTTGGTACACAAAGGCAGCAAACAAGGAGATTTATACTTCAGTAAAATTGAAGGTAAGCGCAAAAAGACAATCACTTCTCCAGTCAAGCTACCAGCACCTATCAACAGTGAATATGCTGAAACCTCTGCATGCTTTTCTCCTGATGGACGCTTTATTTACTTCTCGTCAGACAGACCTGATGGTAAAGGAGGAAAGGATCTTTATGTAAGTGAAAGAAAAAATGGACAGTGGTCTACTCCTACCAACTTATCAGCACTGAACACACCTTATGATGAAGAAGGACCTTATCTTACAGCGGATGGAAAACAGTTATTTTTCAGTTCCAAAGGTCATAACAGTATAGGTGGGTTTGACTTATTTGTATCTGAAAACCTAAATGGTGAATGGCAAACACCTGAGAATTTAGGCGTTCCGATCAATACCCCATATGATGAAGTTTATATTTCTGCCCCTAATGGATTCTCTCAATTTTACTTTTCATCGGATCGCCCTGAAGGCTATGGCTATTTGGATATTTACAGTGCTGCCATTATCGGTACACGCAGACAACCGCAACTGATATCCGTAGAAACGCTATTGACAGATACCAAAACCTATTTTGAACAACAAGACCCTATCGGTCAGCTGAAGCCTTACACTTTAGATTTAACCATCGTAAAAGGAACTGTAGTAGATGCCGCAACAGGAAAACCGCTCAATGCTCAGGTACAAATCTCCAATAATGAAAAACAGGAAGTGACAGGTAAGTTTGCAACAAATAGAGCCGGAAAAGTGGTCATTGTAGTACCAAAAGGCAAAAACTACGGTGCTGAAATCAAATCTGATGGGTACTTGTTTTACTCTGAAAACTTCACTGCGGCAAACAGTGACACTTCTGTGGTATTCAAACTTCAACCACTTAAAAAAGGGAGTAAGATTGTGCTGAAAAACATGTTCTTCAAGCCTGGCTCTTATGAGCTTTCTGAACTGTCAAAAATAGAACTGGAGAACATTGCGAAGTTTTTGAGGGAAAACCCAAAACTTCAGATAGAAATCTCAGGTCACACTGACAATACAGGTTCTGTTAATCAAAACGAAAAACTCTCTCATCAACGGGCTAGGTCTGTGGTGGAGTTTTTAAAGAATATGCAAATCCCTGCCTCCAGAATGAAATACTTTGGTTATGCCGCTGAACAGCCAATCGCTGACAATACAACTGAAGAAGGTAGGAAAATGAACAGAAGAACTGAATTAAAAATCATCAACTAA